Proteins encoded together in one Plasmodium cynomolgi strain B DNA, chromosome 9, whole genome shotgun sequence window:
- a CDS encoding hypothetical protein (putative) yields MAFIIEDLVDVEKGSKNLMKWRKKKENKHKSYKSKWNNIKCSSKKKCRNIYKCSNNGKGSNNSKCSNISKCSSNSKCSNISKCSNISKCSKKHKCSKKNKCSKNHKWVKNIQWGNNIKHANK; encoded by the exons ATGGCATTTATTATAGA AGATCTCGTAGACGTAGAAAAAGGCAGCAAAAACTTAATGAAAtggagaaagaagaaagagaacAAGCACAAAAGTTACAAGAGCAAATGGAACAATATCAAATGCAGcagcaagaaaaaatgcagaaataTCTACAAGTGCAGCAACAACGGCAAAGGCAGCAACAACTCCAAATGCAGCAACATCTCCAAATGCAGCAGCAACTCCAAATGCAGCAACATCTCCAAATGCAGCAACATCTCCAAATGCAGCAAGAAGCACAAATGCAgcaagaagaacaaatgCAGCAAGAATCACAAATGGGTGAAGAATATCCAATGGGGGAACAATATCAAACATGCGAACAAATGA